The DNA sequence tttaaaggggccTCCTCTTTTTAGCCTTTGGATAGGGCTCATATTTATtgatttggtggaagagatctggAGATGATCTCTTTCCATCAAATACGAGAATAGCAACAACTAACTACTCATACAATAAGGTTAGTCTTAATCACTGACATCAATTTCAGATCAAATCTCTTTCCTCGTTTTTAGTTCATATACTATATTTTCTTGTCACTCAATGTGGCTCAATTAAATGTCAAATTCAATACTTGATTATGGATGACGCATTTGATATAATTCATATGATGTCTTCTCTTCATTGATGAGTGAAATGTATACAATTTGACTTACTTAACTGACAAGCTTAATACTTAATTATGAATGACAAGTTTAATATtattcttttgcttttttttttttcactgatAAATTAAACGTATAAAGTTGAAAGcacttttaataaaaagttaatactTGATCATGAATCACGAGTTCGGTATTCCAGTTTTCCTGGCAGTACTAGTACTGAAGTTGTTGGGAATTACCAACTCTCGGAAGAGACAAATTACCGTGATATGGTTCTGTTGCGGGACCATGTTTCCCATCAGAAAAGTTTCAGAAATTAGACCCTTTTACTTTATAGAGGACCCTACCATGTGAGAGTTGACgacttctttttatttaattagggTTCTGAACTCCGAGGCAGATTCTCTGCTCTCTTacttttcatattcttttattttatgtgaTCACAGTTAAGTttcgttaacattttatattagtttttttatagagataataagataaaaatgaatagtaatataaaatgttgacgtaattTAATCGTGaccatacaaataaaaaaacacggAAAGTGGGAGGGCACAGAATCTGCCTCCTTTGAACTCCATGGTGTAAAGTGTTGGGTTTGAAGTCAAATCAAGGATAATTATAATGGAAATGTATCCTCTACGTATCATTTTCATCAAATCCACCTcatcaattaatttgaattcttaaaatttaattaaacattaaagttattataactttgattTGAGATGGTAACTAAAGGTGTGTAACtcttaaaaaaaagttacaaaggTTTTTGTTTCTGGACAAGCCCTTATACTAGAGAAAGAATTGGTCTCATAGCATCATATATATAACACGTCTCAAAATCGTATACAAGGCACCTCCCAAAAAGCATGAGAAATCATGTATTCTGGTCACATTTAAGTTAACCCTCCCACCAATCCACTTGGGACGCCCCAAATTTCAAATCTGGTTTCAATACTACAGAGAAAGTAGGGTAGAAttggaattttgaaaaattcattttaaatGTTATTGTTCACCCGTGTCATGAGATGAAAAAACTGATTTAAGATATTTACCAAACAATTAAAAGGCATcaactttttttaaaaatttcagCAATACCAAATTAATACTTAATGTGAAAATTACTCTAATCCACAGTCCTACCAAAATTTATCTCTTCATACAGTATGCGAGTTTTGTGGCAAGAATTGTGCAATAATGATTTGTCCCAACTCCTAACCAATACCAAATAAAATGACAAGTAAGAGGCAGGATAATGACATGGGAGCAGTTTGCTCTCCAGTTCCTGTTGCAACTCTCCGGAGGTAGATTGTTTGCCCTACTGTTTGTGTGATTAGGGTTAAGCCACGTtcacattttatattcttattattttttattttattatttttataaaaaattaatataaaatattaacgtaattTAACCGTGATCTACATCACATCACAGGAGGACAATCCACCTCCCGCCTCATTCATTACTTTGACTGAAGCATGCCTTCATGGATTCTGTTCCCTATCGCACtatatttattcattttatATTAAAGCAGCTTTTAGCTTTTCTGGCTGAGAAATGTTCTGTTGCAATTTCTGTATATATaagggagattatattcacatttcaaattactttttctacatttgttttaattttttaatatttttttatcaaatgttagtggtgtgtagaaaatattaaaatattaaaaaattaaaaaaatgtggaaGAAGTAATTTGAGGTTTATGAATATAATCTCTTTATGTATAATTGCCGACGTTACTGTTGAAGAATAAGTTGAACGCTCTATTTAATTATATCAATTATACTCCACAACTGACATTTTTACCTCATAACTCCTCAAATCCAATCATCAATACGTTAACCACGACCCTAGAATGATTCAGTGGTTGAAACGAATTTTAGGTCCGTGTTTCACATGTCTCGTTCTAAGTTCTATTTCTAACGATAGTGAATCATAAGATGATGATTAGGAACTGAAAAGCCATTGCGAATCATTCCGACTctcaaaaaaaaagagattgtCTTAGCTTCATCATCAGCTGATCCTCTTTTTATAATGAAAAAACAACCACCAATTCATCAAATAATTTCGTTTCTCTATCAGTTAtggtatatttattttattttcgtacgagaaaataaaaattatattcccgttttattcaaataattagTTCATTTTCCTTTGGTTTTAGTCCTCAAAGTAGGTGCAAGAAGCTGgtctctcactcactctcacCGTCTTCAGCCTCTTATACTATGCTTATTTTCACACACCTTGATTTCCAAGTAGCACAGAAATCTGTGACAAATTGATCAGATTTTCAGGTAGATTCTTTCTGAGCCTCATGGGATTAAATTTTAGATATAAGTTCTTCTTTTCCACAGTTGTATAGCGCATCAGTGTATTTGTATATTTCTGAGTTCATATTTCTGGCATTGTTACTTTTATTTTGTAAGATCTGCAGCAACACTTTGGCTCAAAATGCATGAATGATCATCGCAAGTCAAATTACGTCGTGGAAATTACTTGGCTCCTTACATGTAAGAATTCGGGATTGTTCAATTTACAGTTTCGCAGCAGTAACTTTTCTTTTCGTGCTTCTTCAATTGTGTATATGTATCAGCAAGTGATTGACAATTTAAAATGAATGACTCGTAACAGGTAAAGAGTCAAGtaacctccttttttttttagcaaaccTGCAACAAAAGGCAAACAAATCATGTGAAATTCTGCACAATACCAAGGGAAACCTGTAGCACACAACAAACCTTCCATCTTTCACAGAATATTGagcttttccctttttctttaggAAGATTATCTTCTTGGATTCCATCTTAGTCACCACTTTGCTTTGTATATTTGATTGCTTTTCTCACTTGTTTTAAACTTTGAAgtgcataatttttttcttttaggggAAAAGGTTCACTGTAGCTTATATTTTGGTGATGATCAagctctcttttcttttgttctttttcttttggctaAAGATGGTGCACTTTGCTTTTTCCGAATTTACAAAAGTTGGTAGAGAGATGCCATTCCTTTTTCCTCTATATGTTTGAACCATGAAATTTTGCAGTTAATTTAAACCCATGATTAATCCGTCTAAATATGAGATTACTTATCACTAAtccatgtttttgtttttaatcttcTGTGCTTTCCTAGTAGGTAAAAATCGATGCAACGCGTCAACAACCACTGTAATTTTTTGAAAGAAATTCAATAAATTTCTTATGTTAATCATAAGAATTAAGACAGGCTAGCTAGCATGTTTATTTTTCggagaactttttttttatttttttttggagaaagtAGCTAGCTTGTTTATTTGTCCCTAATGGAATCTGTCTCAAGTTATGTGACCTTTGATGCTGAGTTGAGTGGGTTTTCTTTTATCACCTTTTTGTTTGGGTTGTGTTTGATTTGATCCGAAGTTTGAAATCACTAAGGCATAAAGCGAGGCGTTTTATCTAGCACAACGCTTTTCAAACACAGTTGTGATCAATCCTCTGGGATTTTCCCAAGTCATTGAGTGGTTCTTTGCCACTCTTTGCCATCCTAACCCCGAAATGTAGACGAATTTTCGCTGCTATCTGTATCCCTTTTGCATGATTCGTTAACTTTGTTTTCGAAGTTTTCTAAttgtatcattttctttctgaGCAGAAAATCATGAAGCTTCAGGTCTCCTTTTGCACGCTTATCTTCCTTTTCCTTATTCCGCCTTTCCCTTCCTCGGTTTTTTCTGACCTGAACTCCGACAGACAAGCCCTCCTCAACTTTGCTGCCACCGTTGTCCACATCAAAAAGCTCAACTGGAATGCTTCCACACCAGTTTGCACGTCTTGGGTTGGAATCACTTGCAGTCTAAACAAAACGAGTGTGACTGCCATCCATCTTCCGGCGATTGGACTTTTCGGTTCCATCCCTTCCAACAGTATAGGGAAGCTTCATGCCCTTCAAGTCCTCAGCCTCCGCTCCAACTTCCTCTATGGAAGTCTGCCTTCTGATATCCTATCCATTCCTTCCTTGGAGTACCTTTACCTCCAACACAATAATTTCTCCGGCGTGCTTCCTGCCTCTTTGCCTCCTAACCTCGTTGTCTTGGACTTCTCCTTCAACTCCTTTTCCGGAAGCATTCCAACCAAAATCCAGAATCTTACACGCCTCACTACGTTGTACCTCCAAAACAATTTCATCTCTGGAGCCATCCCCAATCTGAACCTCCCCGCACTTAAGCTTTTGAATTTGAGCTACAATAACTTGAATGGCTCGGTTCCATATTCCCTCGAAAAATATTCGAACTCTTCATTTGTTGGGAATCCTCAGTTATGTGGAGACCCTCTCAACAATTGTTCTAAAACCACCTCCTCTACCCCATCTGCATACCCTGCTTTCTTGCCACCCTCGCCAACCATTCTGAAAAATCACCATGCTACACTCATAAAAAAACTCAGTCCGGGATCCATTATTGCCATGGCATTTGGGTGCTCTGCAGTGTTTATTCTTCTAGTCCTGGTGGTTGGCATATGCTGCTGGAAACGGACTAACAAAGTAGGTGGCGGGATGTTGAAGGGGAAGGCTGCGGGTGACGGAAAGGGTGAGATGCCTAAGGATTTCGGGAGTGGAGTGCAAGAAGCTGAGAAGAACAAGCTGTTCTTCTTTGAAGGTTGCTATTACAATTTTGATCTTGAGGATCTACTGAGAGCGTCAGCTGAAGTTCTCGGCAAAGGAAGTTTCGGAACAACTTACAAAGCTGTGTTGGATGAGGAAACAACGGTTGTGGTGAAGCGGTTGAGGGAAGTTGTGGTGGGGAAGAGGGAGTTTGAGCAGCATATGGAGCTGGTGGAGAAGGTCGGGAAGCACCCGAATGTCCTGCCTCCTCACGCTTATTATTTTTCCAAAGATGAGAAGCTTTTGGTGTACAACTACATTCCAACAGGAAGCTTGTTTGCACACTTGCATGGTATGATGCCTAATCCAAATCCTAATGTCTAATTATAGTTACTTTAATTTATTTCGTTGTTTCGatggataaggctttgttgttgttgttgtcgttGTTGTTGTTCCAATGGATTTGTAGGAAGCAGTGATGCTGGGAGGTCTCCACTAGACTGGGATTCAAGAGTAAAGATTTCGCTCGGGATTGCCAAGGGACTTGCCCACATTCATTCCGAGGGTGCAAAATCTAGCCATGGCAATATAAAGTCCACAAACGTCCTCCTCACCCAAGAACTCGAGGCTTGCATCTCGGACGTAGGGTTGAGTCCTCTAATGAACTTCCCTCCAGCCATGTCCCGGGCCATGGGATATCGCGCTCCAGAGGCAATTGACATGCGGAAAATCACTCACAAATCTGATGTCTATAGCTTTGGTGTGCTCCTCTTAGAAATGCTGACAGGCAAAATCACGCTTCAATATCCGAGTTATGATTGCGTGGTTGACCTCCCGCGTTGGGTTAAGTCTGTTGTGCGTGAGGAGTGGACAGCTGAGGTTTTTGATTTGGAACTTCTAAAACAGCAACACAGTGAAGAAGAGATGGTGCAGATGCTGCAGATTGCTCTGGCATGCGTAACAAAAGTGCCCGAAACACGCCCCAACATGGAGGAAGTAGTCAGAATGATAGAGGAACTCCGGCAATCCGACACGAAAACTAGGCAATCCTCCGCGTCGGAATTTAATGTGCAAACCCCATGAAAAAACTCTAgtactctttcttttctttttttttttttttctttttctgtttaagCATTGTCATCTTGTTTTTGGaatgcaattggaaatttggaaataATGTTCAATGCTATTGTGTTTTCAGCATCACAATCTCCAATATTACTTCTATAAAACTAATCACGCTTGTAATACCGTTTGAAGAAGGGGCTCTTTAAAGCACttaaatttttatgaaaaatttgaCGTGTTTCTAATAAAAGATAAGCACTTGTGCTTcttaaaaaaacatttgaaatggTAACTAAAGGTGTGTGAatcttaaaattttttaaaggtTTTGTCTTGGACAAGCCCTTCTACTAGAGAAAAAAATTGGTCTGATCACGTCATATGTAGGATGCCTCTCAAAATCATATATAAGGGACctcccaaaaataaataagaaataatgtATTTTGGTCACACTTGACCCTCTCACTAATCCACTTAGGATGCTCCAAATTTCTGATCTGGTTCGAGATTGATAGCGTATAGAGAAAGGAGGGCAGAATTGTAATCTTGAAAAATTCATTTCAAATGTTACTGTTCATCCGTTTATGAGATGAAAATGACTGTTTTCTAAAACTGTCTTTACAGTTTcagctttttggttttttttttttttacctaaatttgtgaagaaaaaaaacgatTTAAAATGTTTACAAAACACATAAACGCATGCTagttttgtttaaaatttcaaCAATACAAAGCTGGTACTTAATGTGAGAACTACCCCAATCCTACAGTCCTAACAAAATTTATCTATTCGCACATTATGCGAGTTTTGTGGCAAGAATTGTGCAACAATGATTTGTCCCAACTCCTAACCAATACCAAATAAAATGACGAGTAAGAGGCAGGACAATGACATGGGAGCAGTTTGCTCTCCAGTCCCTATTCCAACTCTCCTCGGTCCTTACTCTGAGTAAAGCATGCTTCCATGGATTCTGTTCCCCATTGcactatatttatttatttattttatattaaagcTGCATTTAGCTTTTCTGTTTGTTATTCCTATATATAATTGCCGACGTTACTGTTGAAGAATAAATTGATCCCtctatttaataatattttaattatttcctTTATACTCCATACCTCACATTCTTACCCTCCAATCACCAATTCATTAATTACTACGTAGTGGTTCAGTGGTTGGAGCGAATTCTATGCCTGATTTTATACAACTTGTTCTGAGTTCGATTTTTGACGTTAATGATCTACAAGATGGTGGTCAAGAGAGGTTAAAATGTTTTGTGAGTCTTCACAACTCCTAAAATAATAGACTGTTATAACTTTAGCACCTGCTTATCCccttttttaaatgaaaaaaaaaaatcaccaattTATCAAAAAATTCCGTTTCTCTATCAATTATggtatatttattattattattttcattaaactaagggggaaaaaaaattatattcccgttttatttaaataataagtTCATTTTCCATTGGTTTTCGTCCTGAGAAAAGCAAGTGCAAGAACCTGGTGTCTCACTCACTCTCAGCCTCTTCAAATATTTTCACACCCCTTGACTTTCAAGTAGCACAGAAATCTGTGACAGATTGATGAGATTTTCAGGTAGAATTTTTTTCTGAGCCTCATATGATTAAATTTTAGATATAAGTTCTTCTTTTCCACGGTTGTATAAAGCATCAGTATATTTGTATATTTCTGAGTTGATATTTCTGGCATTGTTCTTTACTgagtttacttttgttttgtaAGATCTGCAGGAACACTTTGGCTTAAAATGCATGAATGATCATCCCAAGTCAAATTACGTCATGGAAATTACTTGGCTTCTTACCTGTAAGAATTCGGGATTGTTCGATTTACAGTTTAGCAGCAGTAACTTTTCTTTTCGTGCTTCTCCAATTGTGTGTATGTATCAGCAAATGATTGACAGTTTAAAATGAATGACTCATTATAGGTAAAGAGCCAAGTAATGTTCTTTTTTTAGCAAACCTGCAACAAAAGGCAACTAAATCATGTGAAATtcgggagttttaacgaaacacttctggtactgttcacgtttaatgaaaatgacatttttactctaaaagtcactcatgatattatttacttacatctttttgtccttttgattaaaattcaaagtttccaaatatttttcattagtttttcttttcctttttctttaggAAGATTATCTTCTTGGATTCCATCTTTGTCACCACTTTGCTTTGTATATTTGATTGCCTTTCCCACTTGTTTTAAACTTTGAAgtgcataatttttttcttttaggggAAAAGGTGCACTGTAGCTTATATTTTGGTGATGATCaagctctcttttcttttcttttcttttctttttttctttttcttttggctaAAGATGGTGCACTTTGCTTTTTCCCAATTTACAAAAGTCGGTAGAGATGCCATTCCTTTTTCCTCTATATGTTTGAACCTTGAAATTTTCCAGTTAATTAAAACCCATGATTAATGAGGAGGAACACCGTTAGTGTTCTACCTGTAAAGTTTTGTATCTTGTTGAGAATTTTATTTATTGGTCAAGAAAGATGTCGACTGCCGAAGACGAAAGCGCTGCAGCACAAGTCCTAAAGGAAATGATGGAGAAGCTGGACGCAGTCAAGCAAGGCCAGGTTTCGTATCCTCAGATAACTCTAGCGCCTGATGTATCAAGTCCTTTATTCAACTGGCAAGATCAAGACCCGGTTCCTCCTAATACAACAGCCCCTGGCAGTGCTCCGCCCCTGCCACCAACCACTCCTCCGGTGGTAACCACTCCTCAGATTGGGCAGCCCACTTCAAGCTCTGCAACTGCGGATCGCCCTGTCTCGTCAACCAGCCAGTTTCCAGCCAACATGTATGGGATACCTGTCAACAATCCTATAGAGGGTCAAGTCACACTGACACCTCCTGCGGCCTTTCCATACCAGTCAGACTTACCTCCTACCGACCCAAAGGGAATTGCTTTTGACATCTTTGGACAACCGCGAGATCCAGATCCCACCTACAACTACAAGAAGACCCCATCAAAGTGGAATAAAGGAGAATTTGAgacaatggttctcaacatgtcCACTGAGAAAGGAGTCATGCTGGACCATCTGCATATCCAGAACATGTGGACTCTCAACTGTGCAAGTCCTACAGATTGGGGTCAATCCGAGGTATCGATATACCTGTCAGCTGTCCTTCTCGCAAACCAATTGTCTGCTGCAAACAAACTTGAGGGAATTGTTAACACCCTCACCCAGACAGTCAAGCGCCTTAATGTTCAAATTACATCAGAGCGAGAAATCTCAAAACAACTGCTGGACAGATTCAACAATCTCAGCGTGCTAGTTCCTAGAGAGATAGCAGCACTAAGATCTTTGATCTCCAAGGAGTCCGCAGAGACACGCAAATCTATCAATGCGCATGTAGAGAGTCTTGGGAAAGCCTTAATGGTAGCACCGATCCACCATGGGGCAAGCACATCTCAATCTGCCCCACAGAAGGCTCCGGAGCAAGAAGCTCCCAATCCTCAAGGAAGCGATGGGATCAGAAGGATGAGCTTGCGGTGCAACTGGCACACAAGTATGCTAATAGTCCAATGGCGGACTACAATGCAGCTTGCTCGGTGACAAGCAAAGATGGGCTGAAGTTGGTGTTGGCAGAATGGAAgaagaaatttggttgaaatcaTGTTTGTGGTTTGTGGAGGTTTGAtatcatggttttttttttctttttttttttctttcttaaatcTAATTATTACACACATAATTAAGCTAATGACATTATAGAGGACACACCAATATGAACTTTATTTGTTCATTAATTAATACCAAAGCCATTAATACTTATAAAGTCAATACACTAGAATTTTCTTTGAAAGAAAATTCTAGTGTAATGACTTTATAAGTATTAATGAACAAATAAAGTTGATATTGGTGTGTCCTATATAATGTCATTAGCTTAATTATGTGTGTAATAATTagatttgagaaagaaaaaaaaagaaaaaaaaatccatgatTAATCCGTCTAAATATAGAGATTACTTTTCACTAGtccatgtttttgtttttaatcttcTGTGCTTTCCTAGTAGGTAAAAATTGATGCAACGCGTTGAATTTGTATTTGAACAGCCAATTGAAAgaaattcaatcaatttcttATGTTAATCATAAGAATTAAGACAGGCTAGCTAGCATATTTATTTGTCCCTAATGTAATCTGTCTCAAGTTATGTGACCTTTGATGCTGAGTGGAGTGGGTTTTCTTTTATCACCTTTTTGTTTGAGTTGTGTTTGATCCGAAGTTTGAAATCGTTGAGGCATAAAGCGAGGCGTTTTATCTAGCACAACACTTTTCAAACACAGTTGTGATCAATCCTCTGGGATTTTCCCAAGTCATTGAGTGGTTCTTTGCCACTCTTTGTCATCCTAAACCTGAAATGTAGACGAATTTTCGCTGCTATCTGTATCCCTTCTGCATGATTCGTTAACTTTGTTTTCGGAGTTTTCTAattgtatcattttcttttcaagCAAAAAATCATGAAGCTTCAGGTCTCCGTTTGCACGCCTATCTTCCTTATCCTTATTCCGCCTTTCCCTTTATTGCTTTTTTCTTACCTGAACTCGGATAGACAAGCCCTCCTCAACTTTGCTGCCACCGTTGTCCACATCTGAAAACTCAACTGGAATGCTTCCACACCAGTTTGCACGTCTTGGGTTGGAATCACTTGCAATCTGAACAAAACGAGCGTGACTGCCATCCATCTTCCGGGGATTGGACTTTTCGGTTCCATCCCTTCCAACGGTATAGGGAAGATTCATGCTCTTCGAGTCCTCAGCCTCCGCTCCAACTTCCTCTATGGAAGTCTGCCTTCTGATATCCCATCCATTCCTTCCTTGGAGTACCTTTACCTCCAACACAATAATTTCTCCGGCGTGCTTCCTGCCTCTCTGCCTCCCAACCTCGTTGTCTTGGACTTCTCCTTCAACTCCTTTTCCGGAAGCATTCCAACAGAAGTCCAGAACCTTACACGCCTCACTACGCTACACCTCCAAAACAATTTCATCACTGGAGACATCCCCAATCTGAACCTCCCCGCACTTAAGTTTTTGAATTTGAGCTACAACAACTTGAATGGCTCGGTTCCATATTCCCTCGAAAAATATTCGAACTCTTCATTTGTTGAGAATCCTCAGTTATGATGGAGTGCAAGGGTGAGATGCCTAAGGATTTCGGGGGTGGAGTGCAAGAGGCTGAGAAGAACAAGCTGTTCTTCTTTGAAGGTTGCTATTACAATTTTGATCTTGAGGATCTGCTTAGAGCGTCGGCTGAAGTTCTCGGCAAAGGAAGTTTCGGAACAACTTACAAAGCTGTATTGGATGCGGAAACAACGGTTGTGGTGAAGTGGTTGAGGGAAGTTGTGGTGGGGAAGAGGGAGTTTGAGCAGCATATGGAGGTGGTGGAGAGGGTAGGGAAGCACCCGAATGTCCTGCCTCCTCGCGCTTATTATTTCTCCAAAGATGGGAAGCTTTTGGTGTACAACTACGTGCCAACAGGAAGCTTGTTTGCACCCTTGAATGGTATGATGCCTAATCTAAATCCTAATGTCTAATTATAgttactttaatttatttttgttgtttcaaTGGACAAGGCTTTGATGTTGTTGTTTTTCCGATGGATTTGTAGGAAGCAGTGATGCTGGGAGGTCTCCACTAGACTGGGATTCAAGAGTAAAGATTTCGCTCGGGATTGCCAAGGGATTTGCCCACATTCATTCCGAGGGTGCAAAATCTAGCCATGGCAATATAAAGTCCACAAACGTCCTCCTCACCCAAGAACTCGAGGCTTGCATCTCGGACGTAGGGTTGAGTCCTCTAATGAACTTCCCTCCAGCCATGTGCCGGGCCATGGAATATCGTGCTCCAGAGGCATTTGACACGCGGAAAATCACTCACAAATCTGATGTCTATAGCTTTGGTGTGCTCCTCTTAGAAATGCTGACAGGCAAAACCACGCTTCAATATCCGGGTTATGATTGCATGGTTGACCTCCCGCGTTGGGTTAAGTCTGTTGTGCGTGAGGAGTGGACAGCTGAGGTTTTTGATTTGGAACTCGTAAAACAGCAACACAGTGAAGAAGAGATGGTGCAGATGCTGCAGATTGCTTTGGCATGCGTAACAAAATTGCCCGAAACACGCCCCAACATGGATGCAGTAGTCAGAATGATAGAGGAACTCCAGCAATCCGACATGAAAACTAGGCAATCCTCCGAGTCTGAATTTGATGTGCAAACCCCATAAAAAAAACTCTAgtactcttctttttttttttttttcagtttaagCATTGTCATCTTGTTTTTGGaatgcaattggaaatttggaaatgATGTTCAATGCTATTGTGTTTTCAGCATTACAATCTCCAACATTATTTTAGAACTTGCATTGAGCAAGAATATCAGTTACAACTCCGTAAGTCTACAGTAGGTTTTTCTCGttgatacaagcgatattaaGGATGAGAGTACCGAATACAGAATTTCGGTGCAAGGTCTAACTCAATCCCCTAAAAATGGTATAGTCATAGTTAGGTATGTAAAGTCAAACGATTCAATTTGAAATTACTTCCAAATAATATGACAACTAATTTTCCGTAACAAACattaacaatttatttttgcaaacaatTGGACGTACTAGGTTTTTTCCACCATTTATCAATCaaagacaaaatcaaaacatttTCCCTCATTATATTTCAGTTCGGATTTTTACAACTCATAACTTCTGTTTAGAAACTTGAAGGcgttaataaaaatgcaagtaattatggaaaaacacttaaagtatTTCCTA is a window from the Pyrus communis chromosome 16, drPyrComm1.1, whole genome shotgun sequence genome containing:
- the LOC137720345 gene encoding probable inactive receptor kinase At5g58300; amino-acid sequence: MIIASQITSWKLLGSLHKIMKLQVSFCTLIFLFLIPPFPSSVFSDLNSDRQALLNFAATVVHIKKLNWNASTPVCTSWVGITCSLNKTSVTAIHLPAIGLFGSIPSNSIGKLHALQVLSLRSNFLYGSLPSDILSIPSLEYLYLQHNNFSGVLPASLPPNLVVLDFSFNSFSGSIPTKIQNLTRLTTLYLQNNFISGAIPNLNLPALKLLNLSYNNLNGSVPYSLEKYSNSSFVGNPQLCGDPLNNCSKTTSSTPSAYPAFLPPSPTILKNHHATLIKKLSPGSIIAMAFGCSAVFILLVLVVGICCWKRTNKVGGGMLKGKAAGDGKGEMPKDFGSGVQEAEKNKLFFFEGCYYNFDLEDLLRASAEVLGKGSFGTTYKAVLDEETTVVVKRLREVVVGKREFEQHMELVEKVGKHPNVLPPHAYYFSKDEKLLVYNYIPTGSLFAHLHGSSDAGRSPLDWDSRVKISLGIAKGLAHIHSEGAKSSHGNIKSTNVLLTQELEACISDVGLSPLMNFPPAMSRAMGYRAPEAIDMRKITHKSDVYSFGVLLLEMLTGKITLQYPSYDCVVDLPRWVKSVVREEWTAEVFDLELLKQQHSEEEMVQMLQIALACVTKVPETRPNMEEVVRMIEELRQSDTKTRQSSASEFNVQTP